Sequence from the Plasmodium relictum strain SGS1 genome assembly, chromosome: 6 genome:
ATTATTTTCAACTTTTTCACTAAtggtaatattttttgttgaataattataaaaaaaatcagtCAGATGAATTTGccttaaatatatatcatcTAATTTATCTATTACGACTAATGCTCTTTTTTTCTGTGTAATGTCATCATCTTCATTTGTTATTACGACATCGATTGTATAAGGATAAAcagaatattttataaagtgattaatttttttattttttagtaaattcgaaaaaaatgaaatgaaattttgtttatttttattatcatttactatattttcgtttattttataatattcttttatatacttacaaaaattatataaatcatcAGGCATTCTTTTCTCAACTTTTACATATAGCATTTGCAAAATCTcagaaattatatttaataattcagggttcacttttttttcttcattttctacAGTTAATACTTCTAGTCCACCTCTTAATTTGTTACAAAACATAACCAGaatattttctaataaatcgacgtttcttttattatttttcaaaacGATTtcagtaaaataaaaagttataacTGAAAAAATACAATGAGGTAGAAAATAATCAGGTAAATTAAGAATAGTATTTTTTGCAATAGTGTGTAAATAACTATAAGTTTTTCGTATTAAAGAATCctctaaaaaagaaaaaacagtTAAATGTTCagaaagaaaatgaaagagTATAATAATATGATTTTCATTGaatgaatttaaatttttatgaataaattgtattgaataatataaaacattGAAATTGATGATTTTCAAATTTATAAAAccttttagaaaataaataaagttatCAGCATTCAGCTCAAATATTTTATAGCCTATACATGAAGTGGGAATTtcatcattatatatattactattattatattttatactaTTCACAGTAGTATTGCCATCACTTTCTATTGGTATCTCCTTAAATGATTTCTctgtattattattttctttcatttcttttatatgaTTCTCTTTTTCATATGTATTCCATTCTTTATCTGACATATTGTTGTCTATACAAATagttttattatctttttctatataGTCTTTATTCTTAATTATATCTATATGACTActtttattcaaaaaaagaaattcttTTTCATAGGAATTATAATCTTGTGGAGAATGTTGCATTTCATGTTCTTCTTTCaaaatttcttcatttttttctaaaagtgaagaatttattttaaggaaattgttttcttttttcaacattaaaaataaaatatattcaatgtaGAAGATAGATAAATTAGACTTAACAtaaatatcatttatatatatgcagttttttttttctaaaaaattattatattgatatattaaatgaaaaaagttaATCAATATTGGTCTTGATAAATCGCAAATTCTATTAAATACATTTTCAtaggttaaaaaaaaaaaaaaaaaatcaaaatctttataatttaatgtagacatattttttaaaatatttattatataactaatatttattagctttatattcttttttaaataacttaATATTTGCTGAAAAATTAcgaaattaattttatttatagaaaCAAGGGAATTTGATAAATTATCTAAGATTATGGGATGAATGCATTTtttgatattattttttaaataaataaataaatttttaaatattttctctttgcaagaaaaaaatgagcAAGCAATAATAGTTTCTATAATAATTTCTACTGGCCAATGAAAATTTAGCATATAAGGAATTCTTCTAATTAACCTCCTAAtagttttttcattttctaattgtaaataatttctatttaaactaaataatattaaagcTTTTGAATGATAACCATATttcataatattaatatacttatttGTTTCATTTATAAATCTCAtcatcatatttttattatctatttCAAATATTGTATAGAATTCGAAAATATCTATCAAGTTGTAGTACTTAAATTCgtgtaaataattttttaattctttattgagaatattaacaaaagaactatttttaataagcattttaaaattttcgtgtcttaatttttttttttctgaagttgatttatttaatttattatttttattgtttttgttatttaaattatttttagttatttgttctaaatcatttaattttttcatatctatatatatattttcattctcATTTTcagatataatttttatatcatttccATTATATGAttctaataaatttatattatttgaaaGTACAACgcttttacatatatatctttttattaatctaTGAACATTAATATTgtactttatattattttgcaaaatagaaaaaaaaaataacattttacTTAagtatttacatatatatgttatttcATGCTCattaaatgtattaaaattCATTTGTATTGTACTATCAATGtaatcaaatatatatttattaaaatataaatatttatcacTTAtagatattattttaataatttgatCATTATTtaagattattttttttgttaaattatttaaaagtatattatatgtaatttttaattttttgaaattccATTCTTGTTTCGAGTtgtgaatattttttatattattaagcccaatataatgaatatattctaatatataagaaaagttattttcattaaaaaatgaattttctttcatttcCGTATcacttattctttttaaaaattctttttcaatCAAATggtttcttatattttttttatttgtaaaaatgcaaatttttaaaaaattagaattgTTAAGATTCTCAATTAATActtcattttctttcttGTTAATAAGAAAGTATAACTTTTTTAAGTGCATAAACGTTAAAGCTTTTCCATTTagtatttctatttttctttttattaaatcacTTTTATCTAAATCATTTTCGTTCCTAGATATAGGAGTACTAAGAATATCTATATCCTTTTCCAGTACTAAAGGGTTATTTGTatcacatattttttttctagtaCTTTGATTGAACAcatcatttaataaattttcacTATATGATGGCAAATACCTCTTTGAAGTTTTcttatttctatttaaatgtaaaattcgtacttttattttttttagtaatttttcttttttaaattttattctactttttctttcataAAGAGGAATAATGTTTTCAAGCTTAGTGCTGCTGTAAtaatacttaattttttttataaaaaaagttttatttaaaaagttcattttttttttatttatgttgtataaaaagaaaaaatttacataaaaaaaaatatatataatagaaaatacttttttaaaaataaaatttaaaaaaaaaatatataacagTATTAAATATTgatgttattttatttttttatttttaaaacaaagTGCAAAAACAAATAACTCttgttatttttaagttgctaataataaaaaatatatatacacatctaaataatatttacaaaaaaaaaataaaataaaataaataaataaattaataaaaatattaacaataaaaaaaaaataataataataatattttaaaaaaattgaactaaaaaacattttaaattaatttgtattatttatcAATTGTTTTTAAGCTATTTTCTATTGACATAAAATCGCTTAAACCTTCTAATTTTTCATTctgaaaatttatataataaataaataaataaataaatataaatataaatataaatatatatatatatatatatatataatgtaaattataattttattttatatacatctttatAGGATTCCATATCTTCTAAACTAGAAAAAATATCAACATTATCTCCATTTTTAATATGttcaaataatgaaaaattctttttagtgtttttaatttcatcattctaataacaaaaaataaaaaaaacaatataaagtttatattttattttattttttttttttttttatatttacttgTTTATTAGGTATTCCCTTATTATCtgtgtaatattttttgtatgtatttgaattaaaaaaagtagaaCTATTCAATGGTATATTGTTAGATGATTTTTccaaattcatttttaattgtgGAAAACTGTTTTGCAAATCTAATAAAACAGATTGGTTTgttaaagaattaaataaaatcatattttgatttttcattttttgtatattaagACGTTTATTAGTTATgctatttaaataattttgtttatgcaaaatatttcttattaGCATTTGATGATCAGAGTTTGTTACATcatatctattttttaaattttcttgtAATTTTAATGCAcgatttttttgttttttcagATAattaatcatattttttaaaattattaaatttctttcatctttttttaaatcatttttttctttatctatCATATAATTCAAATGCTTTCTATTATTATCAGTATCTTTTATTTCctgttctttttttatataatttttatttaaacttATATTctctatatttattttatttatatcttcaattatttctttaatttcctttttaagacttttaatattttcttttttatgttttatatctttatataaacataaattcaaaaattctaaatttcttctttcttcttttaaacattgatattttttcaattcGCTTTCATAAACATACGCAAGgcaatttacattttttttttttttttcaatatctgcttttttcttttttatttcttcttctaaCTGtctatttatttcttctattttgTAAATATCTTTACTTTCaatgttataattttttaaatcacaAAAGTTAAAATCTATTAGTttagtaaaatatttttcttcttgtgaagtatttttcttttctttctcTTCTATATTGCTCAGTTCATTTGTAAATTCTCTCTCTTCACCTTTCAACATATCCGTTTTTGTTTTGCTTTtgtctttatatttttctctttttctttctctttctctttctttttcatttttgttttcattttccttttctttttccctttccttttctttttttcctattttttttccatgtttcaattctttttctctctccttttttctctctttttctttttctttatcctttttcttttttttttttttatcatgtttacttttttcatcttttataaattctacatcttcttttaataagTTTTTACTTGATTCAATATTTCTATCATCTTCCTCGTCTTTTCCCTTTTCGTATTTTTGTTCTTCTTCCTCGTCAAGtttgttataattttcaaaatcttttttgaaaaatacaTTTTCGTTTTCTTCAAAAGTAtcattttttgcttttttttttctttcactAGAAATTTCCTTATCTTGCTTGAAATCAAAAAAATCAAAGTccatattaattttttctttatcatttacttcattttttctctcattttctgtttttaataaatcaccGAAAGATAATTGAAATTTATCgcttttttctttgttttcttcatattttcTAAAAGTTATAtcatctaaaaaaaaaaaaaaataaaataaaaaaaagcaataaaaaaagagttatatatatatatttttctttttctgcTTTTCTATAATATTTACCATCTATTTTTAGctctttttctaattttatagAATTCAGCAGTTCATTAGGAACTGTTAAAggtatatttatttctttttcttttctgaTTTCAACaattttattcataataCAAAACTCTTCAAAATTTAAAGATCCATCATTATCAATATCTGAAATATTCCATATTTGCATTAATTCACAAATGGATATATTGGaagtatttaaataatattcacGAATAATCGATCCTTCTATTTtctcttcattatttatatctaatgttttaaaaattcttttaaaatcttctttttcattttcttttaatccCCATTCAATATTAGCATCAATATTAGAAATATCAGAAAATGATTTATGTCTAATTATATCAAAACTAGGTAAGCAAGGAGGTtctaaataaagaaaaatatcaatatatatatatatatatatataatttttataaaaaagtgtataaaattttttttttttaaggttttagtttttaattatttacgtatatttataatttctgCACTTAATGTGTTTCCATTCTGAGCATGTGCAACTAATCTacaacatataaaaaaatcttCTAAAGTTAGATAACCtttattttcaatatcaCTAAATTCCCATATCTATTAACaataaatacatattattttaattaaatcatattatttgagttaatgaaaattatcttaaaattttttttttttcattacagAATGTAAAACAGAAATAGAAAGCCCAGAGTTTTGTAGGAAGGAAGAAGCTGTCTTATTGTCaatgaaattattttcatatttatcatttaaactaagatggaaaaaaaaaaattttttagatatatatgtatttatttattttattttattttattttattttatttcattttatttatttatttttttttttttttttacttaaataaattaagatAATACACATATTCTTCTGATGATAATGTAATTCTTTCACTTGACCAAACATTTTCTGTTATATTTATTggaatttttcttatatcattaaaagaattacttatttcGTTCATTTGATTATTCATTATATCTTCCATTGAGTGATTATAAAACATACTTGgctataaaaaaagaatatataatacAAATTAAGAAAcatcaattttttatttcaaaaataaattaaaaatattagatattaaaaaatataaattttatgaaattataatatctatataaacatatgttacaaaaatttatacatttatttatGTGCATGTAATACAAAAAGAATCttcattttaataaatgcCCAATAACacacatatatttatattaatggaaaaattaaaattaaatatatttaaaaattttcattattataataattttatattttttcatataatttattttattttatttttttttaatgttttttcGTACATACAAAGCATTAAATGTATTCGTAACAGTTTCAGGCatctacaaaaaaaaataaaaaaatataaatatatatataaataaaaatacacatgcatataaatatattatttttttttttattaacatttGAATTTATAGGATTATGTTCCATATTTGTAGgtctaatatatttaaaaaaaaaaaaaatagacaaTTATGCTTctactattttttatattcaaaggaaaaaaaatataaaaattaaacagacatgtatatatatatatatatatatatatatatatgtatatatatatatatattattatttccaCTCAaaaatctttatatatattttatttatatataaaaaaataattgcaTTATGTATCGTTtcatattttcatcattaatTCTACACAACATTTCTAAATCACATGAATTTCTTCTCAATTCTTATTGtgcattattatattttattttattataaatttattcataataaaattatttttctataaaaataaaattaacagATGCAAAGCacttgaaaaatataattttataaagtacaataaaaaaataaaaaaataaataaataagataaagtaatataaatatgtgaTATACTTCAAAATTCGTGAACCTgactataattttttactttataaaaattaaaaaaaaatattagaaatcaaagtaataaaaaaaaattagcaaaaaaagcaaattaaatttattactcttctattaaaatatattaaattaaggatataaataataaaccATAACCGAatataaaatgtatatatatatatacctaTGTATACATAATATTCATTTGTATATTTCAAAAgaatttctttaaatatttttcttttatattctaTATAATCTAATTACAtcaaaatatacaattaataatttaaaaattattatattatgaaatattaattcaagaataatagtaataaaaaaaaaaaaaaatatttattagtaattttaatgaaCACGTATTGTAGAATCTTACAATTTTTTACAACGTGcaatattttcctttttttttttttctataattttttacgttttttttttattcattataatatgagattctattaaaaaaaaaaaaatacaagtcaaactttttataaattaatcaatatcttaaatatatatatagtatatgaaaaaacatatcaaaattataaaaaaaaaaaatagtattaaTGAAGCAAGTGCATATGCATGTGTGTGTGCATTTAATTTaaactgaaaaaaaaaaagaaaaaaaaaaaacatattagGAAAATTAttgttgtaaaaaaaaagaaaaaaaaagaaaagaaaaaagaaaaaagaaaaaagaaaatagaaaatataatggGAAATAAATCATGTAATACAATGTGtgcataataataaaaacattaacataaaaaaaaaaaaaaaagtatttttatattattattattataaaatattaaaatataaaaaaaaggaagacgtaaaatttaattatatacatatataaaatattatctgattttttcttttcattatatatttaattatttatgaaaaagtaACAGTAAATAAGAAGTTAAACATATAAAGAATAACTATCATAGAATGAATGCATTCGATAACAAAGAAAAACATAATAATTGTAAGAATGAAAATATGCtaacaaaaataatcatataaataattcttcATATAAAAGTTTTAACATATGATAAcgttagaaataaaaataattaaaaacatactaTGTAGAAActaaaaatacttttaaacgtttctaaaattatttccactttttaaaagaaaaattcatccaaaattaataaaatatcaattactttttttataataataacaatgataaaaactcaaaaaaaaaacaaaaaacaaaaaaaataatttttattaatatttgaaGTTAcacatattttaaatttgcgtatttttacttatttgctaaaatttatatcaaaaaaaaatttattttttttttaaagtttttcAGTGTATCATagtttttctatatatattttaaattcaaaattttaaaatttctaattaaaaaaaaaaaaatactaagataaatatatacagaaattaataaattaaaaatataattactttaaatatttaaaaaagaagatagaCCATTATAAGttttcaagaaaaaaaatattctactGTATTACTCTaggatttaaaaaaaaaaattatatcattttgTCATTATACTTATATAATAACTATTTCCTATAAAATTATCTTAGTggagaaaataatataaaaaaaaaaaaaattcaaataattcaaataattttatgaatataataatcgtaaatatattaaaatttcataattttctaTTGTAACATATATAATCACtttcaaaaaaaacattCACAATTCGCAAAAACAATATAGCTATAACATGGAATGGACactgataaattaaaaataaaataaatgaaaatttgaaaattaataattaatcaataattataataaaattaaaacagGAGTATTGAATACAGTAGTAATAATGAATGTACTAGTTTCCCGGCAATATAGAAGTGAGATAAATTTTTGCACTAATAGAGTTTGTATgttcatataaattataaagaagaaaGGACATACATTGCATAGCAAAAGCATTATATACTAtgaatttttctatttataattttattttgaaccctaataaatttataaattgtGACGTTTAAAAAACCTAATTAACTTTTCTTAAAAGtgcatataatttttttttgtgtctGTATAATACTTATTTCAAAGTTCtaaattttgataaatttttttgtaattaaaatttaatctTATATAcgacaatatttttttt
This genomic interval carries:
- a CDS encoding formin 2, putative translates to MFYNHSMEDIMNNQMNEISNSFNDIRKIPINITENVWSSERITLSSEEYVYYLNLFNLNDKYENNFIDNKTASSFLQNSGLSISVLHSIWEFSDIENKGYLTLEDFFICCRLVAHAQNGNTLSAEIINIQPPCLPSFDIIRHKSFSDISNIDANIEWGLKENEKEDFKRIFKTLDINNEEKIEGSIIREYYLNTSNISICELMQIWNISDIDNDGSLNFEEFCIMNKIVEIRKEKEINIPLTVPNELLNSIKLEKELKIDDDITFRKYEENKEKSDKFQLSFGDLLKTENERKNEVNDKEKINMDFDFFDFKQDKEISSERKKKAKNDTFEENENVFFKKDFENYNKLDEEEEQKYEKGKDEEDDRNIESSKNLLKEDVEFIKDEKSKHDKKKKKKKDKEKEKERKKEREKELKHGKKIGKKEKEREKEKENENKNEKERERERKREKYKDKSKTKTDMLKGEEREFTNELSNIEEKEKKNTSQEEKYFTKLIDFNFCDLKNYNIESKDIYKIEEINRQLEEEIKKKKADIEKKKKNVNCLAYVYESELKKYQCLKEERRNLEFLNLCLYKDIKHKKENIKSLKKEIKEIIEDINKINIENISLNKNYIKKEQEIKDTDNNRKHLNYMIDKEKNDLKKDERNLIILKNMINYLKKQKNRALKLQENLKNRYDVTNSDHQMLIRNILHKQNYLNSITNKRLNIQKMKNQNMILFNSLTNQSVLLDLQNSFPQLKMNLEKSSNNIPLNSSTFFNSNTYKKYYTDNKGIPNKQNDEIKNTKKNFSLFEHIKNGDNVDIFSSLEDMESYKDNEKLEGLSDFMSIENSLKTIDK